The following proteins are co-located in the Mus pahari chromosome 14, PAHARI_EIJ_v1.1, whole genome shotgun sequence genome:
- the Gjc2 gene encoding gap junction gamma-2 protein: MTNMSWSFLTRLLEEIHNHSTFVGKVWLTVLVVFRIVLTAVGGESIYSDEQSKFTCNTRQPGCDNVCYDAFAPLSHVRFWVFQIVVISTPSVMYLGYAVHRLARASEQERRRALRRRPGPRRLPRAQLPPPPPGWPDTTDLGEAEPMLALEEDEDEEPGAPEGPGEDTEEERAEDVAAKGGGGDGKTVVTPGPAGQHDGRRRIQREGLMRVYVAQLVVRAAFEVAFLVGQYLLYGFEVPPFFACSRQPCPHVVDCFVSRPTEKTVFLLVMYVVSCLCLLLNLCEMAHLGLGSAQDAVRGRRGASAAGPGPTPRPPPCSFQAAAAGLACPPEYSLVVRAAERARAHDQNLANLALQALRDGAAVAAVSADRDSPPCAGLSATSRGAPRAGGLASGTGSATSGGTVGEQGRPGAQEQLATKPRAGSEKGSTGSRDGKATVWI; this comes from the coding sequence ATGACCAACATGAGCTGGAGCTTCCTGACGCGGCTGCTGGAGGAGATCCACAATCATTCCACCTTCGTGGGCAAAGTTTGGCTCACTGTGCTTGTGGTCTTCCGTATTGTGCTGACAGCCGTCGGTGGTGAGTCCATCTATTCAGATGAGCAATCCAAGTTCACCTGCAACACGCGGCAACCGGGTTGTGACAACGTCTGCTACGACGCCTTTGCGCCCCTGTCTCATGTGCGCTTCTGGGTCTTCCAGATAGTGGTCATCTCCACACCTTCTGTCATGTACCTGGGCTATGCAGTCCACCGCTTGGCGCGCGCCTCTGAGCAGGAACGCAGACGCGCTCTCCGACGTCGCCCTGGCCCCCGGCGCTTGCCCAGGGCGCAGCTGCCACCGCCGCCACCTGGCTGGCCAGACACCACCGATCTGGGAGAGGCGGAGCCCATGTTGGCTCTAGAGGAGGATGAGGACGAGGAGCCGGGGGCTCCTGAGGGCCCCGGAGAAGACACGGAGGAGGAGCGAGCGGAAGATGTGGCTGCCAAGGGGGGCGGAGGTGATGGCAAGACAGTGGTCACTCCTGGCCCTGCCGGGCAGCACGACGGGCGGCGGCGCATCCAGAGGGAGGGCCTGATGCGTGTGTACGTGGCTCAGCTGGTGGTTAGGGCGGCCTTCGAGGTGGCCTTTCTGGTGGGCCAGTACCTACTGTACGGCTTCGAGGTGCCACCCTTCTTCGCCTGCAGCCGTCAGCCTTGCCCACACGTAGTGGACTGCTTCGTGTCGCGGCCGACCGAGAAGACGGTCTTCTTGCTGGTCATGTACGTGGTTAGCTGCCTATGCCTGTTGCTCAACCTCTGTGAGATGGCGCACCTGGGTCTTGGCAGTGCCCAGGATGCTGTGCGCGGCCGTCGGGGAGCCTCAGCTGCGGGTCCTGGCCCCACGCCGCGCCCTCCGCCCTGCTCTTTCCAGGCCGCGGCCGCCGGCCTGGCTTGCCCTCCAGAATACAGCCTGGTGGTGCGTGCAGCTGAGCGCGCGCGAGCGCACGACCAGAACTTGGCGAACCTGGCACTGCAGGCGTTGCGCGATGGGGCGGCAGTGGCGGCGGTTTCCGCGGACCGCGACAGTCCACCGTGCGCAGGGCTCAGTGCAACCTCTCGGGGGGCACCCAGGGCGGGCGGTCTAGCTTCCGGAACCGGCAGCGCCACGTCCGGGGGCACcgttggggagcagggccggcCGGGAGCTCAGGAACAGCTGGCCACTAAGCCCAGGGCTGGCTCTGAGAAGGGCAGTACAGGCAGCAGAGACGGCAAGGCCACCGTGTGGATCTGA
- the Guk1 gene encoding guanylate kinase codes for MLRRPLVGLAVAALGRVPADGMAGPRPVVLSGPSGAGKSTLLKKLFQEHSSIFGFSVSHTTRNPRPGEEDGKDYYFVTREMMQRDIAAGDFIEHAEFSGNLYGTSKEAVRAVQAMNRICVLDVDLQGVRSIKKTDLRPIYIFVQPPSLDVLEQRLRLRNTETEESLAKRLAAARADMESSKEPGLFDLVIINDNLDKAYATLKQALSEEIKKAQGTGHA; via the exons ATGCTGCGGCGCCCGCTGGTCGGGCTGGCGGTGGCCGCCCTGGGTCGGGTCCCTGCGGACG GCATGGCAGGACCTAGGCCAGTAGTGCTGAGCGGGCCGTCAGGGGCAGGGAAGAGCACTCTGCTCAAGAAGCTGTTCCAGGAGCACAGCAGCATCTTTGGCTTCAGCGTGTCCC atACTACAAGGAACCCACGACCTGGTGAAGAAGATGGCAAAG ATTACTACTTTGTGACCAGGGAGATGATGCAGCGTGACATTGCAGCAGGGGACTTCATTGAGCATGCTGAGTTCTCAGGAAACCTGTATGGGACAAG CAAGGAAGCTGTTCGGGCTGTGCAGGCCATGAACCGCATCTGTGTGCTAGATGTCGACCTACAAGGTGTGCGCAGCATCAAGAAGACGGATCTGCGTCCCATCTACATCTTTGTGCAACCTCCCTCGCTGGACGTGCTG GAGCAACGACTGCGACTGCGCAACACTGAGACTGAGGAGAGTCTGGCAAAGCGGCTGGCAGCTGCACGGGCAGACATGGAGAGCA GCAAGGAGCCTGGCTTGTTTGACCTGGTGATCATCAATGACAACCTGGATAAAGCCTATGCAACACTGAAGCAGGCACTCTCTGAG GAAATCAAGAAAGCACAGGGAACTGGCCATGCCTGA